From a region of the Mercurialis annua linkage group LG1-X, ddMerAnnu1.2, whole genome shotgun sequence genome:
- the LOC126665444 gene encoding syntaxin-132-like, which translates to MNDLLSDSFEIPRGQGNRGGDIEMGMSSGDLGLEDFFRKVQEIEKQNEKLDKLLRNLQDANEETKAVTKAPAMKAIKKRMDRDVDEVGKIARAVKSKIEELDKENLTNRQKPGCGKGTGVDRSRTSTTMSLKKKLKDKMAEFQKLRETIHQEYREVVERRVFTVTGTRADEETIDQLIETGDSEQIFQKAIQEQGRGQIMDTLAEIQERHDAVRDLERKLLDLQQIFLDMAVLVDAQGEMLDNIESQVSSAVDHVQSGNTALQKAKKLQRNSRKWMCIAIIILLIIVAIIVVSVIKPWKSNKGA; encoded by the exons GATTCTTTTGAGATCCCTCGTGGTCAGGGTAATAGAGGTGGAGATATTGAGATGGGAATGAGTTCTGGAGATTTGGGCTTGGAAGATTTCTTTAGAAAG GTTCAAGAGATTGAGAAACAAAATGAGAAGCTAGACAAGCTACTCAGAAATCTCCAG GATGCGAATGAGGAAACAAAGGCTGTTACCAAAGCTCCTGCTATGAAAG CAATCAAGAAACGGATGGACAGAGATGTTGATGAAGTTGGAAAAATTGCTCGTGCAGTGAAGTCAAAAATTGAGGAACTTGACAAAGAG AATTTAACAAATAGGCAGAAACCAGGATGTGGAAAAGGAACAGGTGTTGACAGATCAAGGACCTCCACAACTAT GTCCTTGAAAAAGAAGTTGAAAGACAAGATGGCTGAATTTCAG AAACTAAGAGAAACTATCCACCAAGAGTATCGGGAGGTTGTCGAGAGGCGTGTTTTTACAG TGACGGGCACACGGGCAGATGAAGAG ACAATTGACCAATTGATTGAAACTGGAGATAGTGAACAAATTTTCCAGAAAGCAATTCAGGAGCAAGGCCGAGGCCAG ATAATGGATACACTGGCAGAAATTCAAGAGCGGCATGATGCAGTTCGAGATTTGGAGAGGAAACTTCTGGATTTACAGCAG ATTTTCTTGGATATGGCAGTCTTAGTGGATGCTCAAGGGGAAATGCTTGACAACATAGAATCGCAG GTCTCGAGTGCCGTAGATCATGTGCAGTCGGGGAATACAGCGCTACAAAAGGCAAAGAAGTTGCAGAGAAACTCGAGGAAATGGATGTGTATTGCTATCATTATTCTTCTTATCATCGTTGCTATAATCGTTGTTTCCGTGATCAAACCATGGAAGAGCAACAAGGGTGCTTAG
- the LOC126664900 gene encoding protein EMBRYO SAC DEVELOPMENT ARREST 30: protein MKMVLFKSKIKWIVLLVLILSTGSLVIHLSITKFSSSSLLSYNPQTGGLTPLSIPQNPKKYVNSRLWGAVKPLKPLQPYVNPRSSFPAPKEKNNGYIYAKIFGGFDKIRSSICDLVIISRLLNATLVIPEIQETLRSKGVSSKFKSFSYLYDEEQFIASLKNDIIIVRSLPENLKAARKRNEFPTFKPKSSASPNFYIKDILPKLKKSKVIGLVLADGGCLQSILPPSMSEFQRLRCRVAFLALQFRSEIRVLGRQIIDRLRARGQPFLAFHPGLVRDKLAYHGCAELFQDVHTELIQYRRAQMIKQGILSEELSVDSYIRKENGACPLMPEEVGLLLRAMGYPYNITIYIAGSETFGGQRVLIPLHAMFANVLDRTSICTEQELSDLFGPETPAPPDSFQLPSPKSEEQLKKEWQRAGPRPRPLPPPPDRPIYRHEKEGWYGWIAETDTEPDPSLMDLRRQAHRLLWDALDYMVSVEADAFFPGFNNDGSGWPDFSNLVMGQRLYESAASRTYRPDRKLVAKFFNITRDNMYHPRHNWTVSVRQHLNKSLGEDGLIRQSLLSKPTSFISHPLPECSCRISSPKVQTPVKGNDGRYLYGGEDECPDWIQQGQQVVLLDSMGVDGSKNDDNESEYENDVVPQESDDSDGKSSFNLSMDQDDEWDPND from the exons ATGAAGATGGTGTTATTCAAATCCAAGATAAAATGGATAGTTTTATTAGTGTTAATACTATCAACTGGATCTTTAGTTATTCATCTCTCTATTACCAAGTTTTCAAGTTCTTCTTTGCTATCTTATAATCCTCAAACGGGTGGTTTAACTCCTTTATCAATTCCCCAG AATccaaaaaaatatgtaaattcAAGATTATGGGGTGCTGTTAAGCCTTTAAAGCCATTGCAGCCTTATGTCAACCCAAGAAGTAGCTTTCCTG CtccaaaagaaaagaacaatGGTTACATTTATGCGAAGATTTTTGGTGGATTTGACAAGATAAGATCTTCG ATCTGTGATCTTGTCATCATATCCAGGCTTCTAAATGCTACCCTTGTCATTCCTGAGATTCAAGAAACTCTTCGGTCAAAAGGCGTTAG TTCCAAGTTCAAGAGCTTTTCTTATCTCTATGACGAGGAGCAGTTCATTGCATCACttaaaaatgatataataaTTGTGAGGAGCCTTCCCGAGAATTTGAAAGCAGCAAGAAAAAGGAATGAGTTCCCTACATTTAAGCCCAAAAGTTCTGCTTCTCCAAACTTTTATATTAAGGATATTTTGCCCAAGTTAAAGAAATCCAAGGTTATTGGACTAGTGCTTGCTGATGGAGGATGCTTGCAG TCCATTCTTCCACCTAGCATGTCTGAGTTTCAGAGGCTTAGATGCCGAGTTGCTTTTCTTGCTCTTCAATTTCGTTCAGAGATTCGGGTGCTTGGTCGCCAAATAATAGATAG GTTAAGAGCAAGAGGTCAACCTTTTCTTGCCTTTCATCCTGGTCTAGTGCGGGACAAATTGGCATATCATGGCTGCGCAGAACTTTTCCAG GATGTTCACACTGAACTGATACAATATCGAAGGGCACAGATGATCAAGCAAGGGATTCTTTCTGAAGAGCTTAGTGTAGATTCATATATACGTAAAGAAAATGGAGCATGCCCTCTTATGCCAGAAGAG GTTGGACTTCTCCTCCGAGCTATGGGCTATCCTTATAATATCACTATATATATAGCAGGTTCTGAAACTTTTGGTGGTCAACGTGTTTTAATTCCTCTTCATGCCATGTTTGCGAACGTATTAGATCGCACTTCAATATGCACTGAGCAAGAGTTGTCTGATTTGTTTGGTCCTGAAACACCTGCTCCTCCTGATTCTTTTCAACTCCCTTCTCCCAAAAGTGAGGAACAACTCAAAAAAGAGTGGCAGAGGGCAGGTCCGCGTCCTCGACCTCTTCCTCCACCTCCAGACAGACCCATCTATCGTCATGAGAAAGAAGGTTGGTATGGTTGGATTGCCGAGACTGATACCGAACCAGATCCTTCACTGATGGATTTGAGGCGGCAAGCGCACAGATTACTCTGGGATGCTCTTGATTACATGGTGTCTGTGGAAGCAGATGCATTCTTTCCAGGTTTTAACAATGATGGAAGTGGATGGCCTGATTTCTCAAACTTGGTCATGGGACAACGGCTTTATGAAAGTGCTGCTTCCAGAACATATCGACCAGACAG GAAATTAGTTGCAAAATTCTTCAACATCACGCGTGACAATATGTATCATCCTAGGCATAATTGGACAGTTTCAGTGAGGCAGCACCTAAACAAGAGCTTGGGTGAAGATGGCCTAATCAGACAGTCACTTTTGTCGAAACCTACCTCATTTATTTCACATCCCCTACCTGAATGCTCTTGTAGAATTTCATCACCTAAGGTTCAAACTCCTGTAAAAGGCAACGATGGCCGATATTTATACGGAGGTGAAGACGAATGCCCAGACTGGATACAACAAGGACAGCAAGTTGTTCTCCTCGACTCAATGGGAGTAGATGGGAGCAAAAACGATGATAATGAGTCTGAATACGAGAATGATGTGGTTCCACAAGAATCTGATGACAGCGATGGTAAGAGTAGTTTTAATCTTTCTATGGATCAAGATGATGAATGGGACCCTAATGACTAG
- the LOC126665430 gene encoding probable glycosyltransferase At5g03795, protein MSNTASLIVYQFSHRRFSNSLRSFFFIPTCLALFTTLFIVVYISTTSNIFYYHYPTSAPTLSLNLNFSNSEEKINEVPVFDDFTNPFVNLPRISRRSSVTQLGSDGTYENNEVFHDRGMFLDDYKEMNRSFKIYVYPHRRNDPFANVLLPVNFEPGGNYASESYFKKVLMKSHFITKDPTKADLFFLPFSIARLRHDPRVGVGGIQDFIRSYIFNISQKYPYWNRTGGTDHFYVACHSIGRTAMDKAQEVKLNAIQVVCSSSYYLSGYIPHKDASLPQIWPRHGDPPNLASSERKKLAFFAGSMNSPVRERLLQVWRDDSEIYVNYGRLKTPYADELLGSKFCLHVKGFEVNTARIADSLYYGCVPIIIANHYDLPFTDILNWENFSVVVATLDIPLLKKTLQGISSDEYQILQSNVLKVRKHFQWRFPPVDYDAFYMVMYELWLRRGSARILSSVHAVANQ, encoded by the exons ATGAGCAACACAGCATCCTTAATTGTTTACCAGTTCAGTCACAGACGATTCTCCAATTCATTGAGATCATTTTTCTTCATACCCACTTGCTTAGCTCTCTTCACTACTCTGTTTATTGTTGTTTACATCTCCACTACTTCTAATATTTTCTACTATCATTACCCCACTTCCGCTCCTACTCTCTCTCTAAATCTTAACTTTTCAAACAGTGAAGAAAAGATTAATGAAGTTCCAGTTTTTGATGATTTTACAAACCCTTTTGTAAATTTGCCCAGAATTAGTCGCCGCTCTTCTGTAACTCAGTTGGGTTCTGATG GAACCTATGAGAATAATGAGGTGTTCCATGATAGAGGTATGTTTCTGGACGACTATAAAGAAATGAATAGGAGCTTTAAGATATATGTTTATCCTCACAGGCGAAATGATCCATTTGCAAATGTGCTCTTGCCGGTGAACTTTGAGCCTGGTGGCAATTACGCTAGCGAAAGTTACTTCAAGAAGGTTCTTATGAAAAGTCACTTCATCACCAAGGATCCAACAAAAGCAGATCTTTTCTTTCTGCCTTTCTCCATTGCAAGACTGAGGCATGACCCTAGAGTTGGAGTAGGAGGTATCCAAGATTTTATCAGATCTTATATCTTTAATATAAGTCAGAAATACCCCTACTGGAATAGGACTGGTGGAACAGACCATTTTTATGTTGCTTGTCATTCCATTGGACGGACAGCTATGGACAAAGCACAGGAGGTGAAACTCAACGCAATTCAAGTTGTTTGCTCTTCAAGCTATTACCTTTCTGGGTACATTCCTCACAAGGATGCATCTCTCCCACAAATTTGGCCTAGACATGGAGACCCTCCTAATCTTGCTTCATCAGAGAG GAAGAAGCTTGCATTCTTTGCGGGATCTATGAACTCCCCTGTTCGCGAGAGACTTCTTCAAGTTTGGAGAGATGACTCTGaaatttatgttaattatgGCCGGCTCAAAACACCTTATGCTGACGAGCTTTTGGGAAGCAAGTTTTGCCTCCATGTCAAAGGATTTGAAGTAAACACAGCTCGCATTGCAGACTCGCTATATTACGGATGCGTTCCAATCATCATCGCCAACCATTACGATCTTCCATTTACAGACATTTTAAACTGGGAGAATTTTTCGGTAGTTGTTGCTACTTTAGACATTCCGCTGCTTAAGAAGACTCTTCAAGGAATAAGTTCTGATGAATATCAGATATTACAAAGCAACGTATTGAAGGTGCGAAAGCATTTCCAGTGGCGTTTTCCTCCTGTTGATTATGATGCCTTCTACATGGTTATGTATGAGCTGTGGCTTCGACGAGGTTCTGCAAGGATTCTCTCGAGTGTTCATGCGGTTGCTAATCAATAA
- the LOC126682090 gene encoding uncharacterized protein LOC126682090 encodes MAATASAADPIQLQQLALLLGPDPTHFESLINSLMSSSNEQRSSAESLFNLCKQVNPDSLLLRLAQILSSSSLPEVRAMSAVLLRKHLTRVANDDSFLYPKLTESTRCAIKNVLLTSLQRETVKSITRKVNDTVSELAASVLPEGGWPELLPFMFQCVTAGGGQNCNLQESALLIFARLAQFIGETLIPHLNTLHELFLNCLSSSLSADVRIAALNASVSFIQCLSSNNDREKFQDLLPLMMKTLTEALNGQQEATAQDALELLIELAGSEPRFLRKQIVQVVDSMLQIAEAENLEEGTRHLAVEFVITLAEARERAPGMMRKFPQFVHRLFMVLMRMLLDIEDDPEWHSAESEDEDAGETSNYGFGQECLDRLSISLGGNTVLPVVSEGLQTFLASPEWEKHHAALIALAQIAEGSSKVMIKNLEQVVSMVLNSFQDPHPRVRWAAINAIGQLSTDLGPDLQVKYHHRVLPALAGAMDDVQNPRVQAHAASAVLNFSENCTPDILAPYLDGIISKLLTLMQNGKQMVQEGALTALASVADSSQEQFQKYYVAVMPYLKTILVNANDKSNRMLRAKAMECISLVGMAVGKDKFRDDARQVMDVLMSLQGTQMEADDPTTSYMLQAWARLCKCLGQDFLPYMNVVMPPLIQSAQLKPDVTITSADSDADFDEEDDSIETITLGDKRIGIKTSILEEKATACNMLCCYADELKEGFFPWIDQVATTLVPLLKFYFHEEVRKAAVSAMPELLRSAKLAIEKGQSQGRNESYLKQLSDYIIPALVEALHKEPEVEICASMLDSLNECIQVSGPLLDETQVRSIVDEIKNVITGSSARKQERIERTKAEDFDAEEGELLKEENEQEEDLFDQVGDLLGTLIKTFRVSFLPLFDEISPYITPMLGKDKTAEERRIAICIFDDVVEQCREAALKNKYYETYVPFLLEACNDESPDVRQAAVYGVGICAEFGGSVFKPLVREALSKLNIVISDPNARHVDNVLAYDNAVSALGKICQFHRDSIDAAQVVPAWLRCLPLKNDLIEAKLVHDQLCSMVERSDVELLGLNNQYLPKIVLVFAEVICGGKDLATEQTMGRMISLLRQLQHMLPPATLASTWSSLEPQQQLALQSILSS; translated from the exons ATGGCTGCCACCGCCTCCGCCGCCGATCCAATCCAACTCCAACAGCTCGCCCTTCTCCTCGGACCCGACCCGACTCACTTCGAATCGTTAATCAATAGCCTTATGTCATCTTCAAACGAACAACGCTCCAGCGCTGAGTCGCTTTTCAATTTATGTAAGCAAGTTAATCCTGACTCGCTTCTTCTTCGACTCGCTCAGATTCTCTCGTCTTCATCTCTTCCCGAGGTCCGCGCTATGTCCGCTGTTCTCCTTCGTAAGCATCTCACACGCGTGGCGAATGATGACTCATTTTTGTATCCCAAACTCACCGAGTCAACTCGTTGCGCGATTAAAAACGTGCTGTTGACGTCACTTCAGCGCGAGACGGTAAAATCTATAACTAGGAAAGTGAATGATACTGTATCGGAGCTTGCTGCGTCTGTTTTGCCTGAGGGAGGATGGCCTGAGTTGTTACCTTTTATGTTTCAATGTGTGACTGCCGGCGGGGGACAGAATTGCAATTTACAGGAATCTGCGCTTTTGATTTTTGCCAGATTGGCTCAGTTTATTGGTGAAACCCTAATTCCACATTTGAATACTCTTCATGAattgtttttgaattgtttgagcAGTTCTTTGAGTGCTGATGTTAGAATTGCTGCTTTGAATGCATCTGTTAGTTTTATTCAGTGTTTATCGAGTAATAATGACAGGGAGAAGTTTCAAGATTTGTTACCATTGATGATGAAGACTTTGACCGAGGCTTTGAATGGCCAACAAGAGGCGACAGCACAAGACGCGCTTGAATTGTTGATTGAATTAGCTGGGAGCGAGCCTCGGTTTTTGAGGAAGCAAATTGTTCAAGTCGTGGATTCAATGTTGCAAATTGCTGAGGCTGAAAATTTAGAAGAAGGGACTCGACATTTGGCTGTTGAGTTTGTGATTACATTAGCTGAAGCAAGGGAGAGAGCCCCCGGTATGATGAGGAAGTTTCCTCAGTTCGTGCATCGGTTATTTATGGTGTTGATGAGAATGCTGTTGGACATTGAAGATGATCCGGAGTGGCATAGTGCTGAGAGTGAGGATGAAGATGCTGGTGAGACTAGTAATTATGGGTTTGGACAGGAATGTTTGGATAGGTTATCAATTTCACTTGGTGGGAATACTGTGCTTCCTGTTGTTTCTGAGGGTTTGCAGACTTTCTTGGCTTCTCCCGAGTGGGAGAAACATCATGCTGCACTTATTGCATTGGCACAGATTGCTGAGGGTTCATCTAAG GTGATGATTAAAAACCTCGAGCAAGTAGTTTCTATGGTCTTAAATTCATTTCAGGATCCCCATCCCCGTGTGAGGTGGGCAGCTATAAATGCAATTGGACAATTATCAACTGACTTGGGTCCAGATTTGCAAGTAAAGTATCATCACAGAGTGTTGCCTGCTTTGGCTGGTGCAATGGATGATGTTCAGAATCCTCGTGTTCAG GCACATGCTGCTTCAGCAGTGCTCAATTTCAGTGAAAACTGCACTCCAGATATTTTGGCACCATACTTGGATGGAATTATTAGCAAACTCCTTACATTAATGCAG AATGGAAAGCAAATGGTGCAAGAGGGGGCTTTAACGGCTTTAGCATCAGTTGCTGATTCTTCACAG GAGCAGTTTCAGAAATATTATGTTGCTGTAATGCCTTACTTGAAAACTATACTAGTGAATGCAAATGACAAATCTAATCGAATGCTTCGTGCTAAAGCTATGGAATGCATTAGTCTCGTTGGTATGGCTGTTGGAAAGGACAAATTTAGAGATGATGCCAGACAG GTTATGGATGTCTTAATGTCACTGCAAGGAACTCAAATGGAAGCCGATGATCCAACTACAAGCTACATGCTACAA GCATGGGCCAGACTGTGCAAGTGTCTTGGGCAGGATTTTCTTCCTTATATGAATGTTGTCATGCCACCTCTTATTCAGTCAGCTCAGCTTAAGCCTGATGTAACAATTACATCTGCAGATTCTGATGCTGATTTTGATGAAGAAGATGACAG CATTGAAACAATCACACTTGGGGATAAGAGAATAGGGATCAAGACAAGTATTCTGGAGGAAAAAGCTACAGCTTGTAACATGCTTTGCTGCTACGCTGATGAGTTGAAGGAAGGATTTTTTCCATGGATCGATCag GTTGCTACTACTCTGGTGCCTcttcttaaattttatttccaTGAAGAAGTGCGGAAGGCGGCTGTTTCAG CTATGCCGGAGCTACTACGCTCTGCTAAACTTGCCATAGAAAAAGGTCAATCTCAAGGTCGTAATGAGTCATATTTAAAGCAATTATCTGATTATATAATACCAGCTTTGGTGGAGGCTTTGCATAAG GAGCCGGAGGTAGAAATTTGTGCAAGCATGTTGGACTCGCTGAATGAATGCATACAG GTTTCTGGACCTCTTTTAGATGAAACCCAAGTAAGGTCCATTGTAGATGAGATAAAGAATGTTATCACTGGCAGCTCTGCTAGAAAACAGGAAAGAATAGAGAGGACAAAAGCAGAGGACTTTGATGCAGAAGAAGGGGAGTTACTTAAGGAAGAAAACGAGCAAGAAGAAGATCTCTTTGATCAA GTGGGGGATCTGTTGGGCACACTAATTAAGACATTTAGGGTCTCTTTCTTGCCTCTCTTTGATGAGATTTCACCATACATAACACCTATGTTG GGTAAGGATAAAACTGCAGAAGAGAGGAGAATCGCCATTTGCATATTTGATGATGTTGTGGAGCAATGTCGTGAAGCAGCTCTTAA gaacaaatattatgaaacataCGTACCTTTCCTTTTGGAAGCCTGCAATGATGAAAGTCCAGATGTTCGCCAG GCAGCTGTATATGGGGTCGGTATTTGTGCAGAGTTTGGTGGATCTGTGTTTAAACCACTTGTTAGAG AGGCCCTCTCTAAGTTAAATATTGTAATAAGCGATCCTAATGCTCGTCATGTGGACAATGTATTGGCATATGACAATGCTGTTTCAGCTCTTGGAAAAATATGCCAATTTCATCGAGATAGTATAGATGCAGCACAG GTAGTGCCAGCCTGGTTAAGGTGCTTACCCTTGAAGAATGATTTAATCGAGGCCAAGCTTGTGCATGATCAGCTTTGCTCAATGGTTGAAAG GTCGGATGTCGAGCTTTTGGGACTGAACAATCAATATCTTCCCAAAATTGTCCTTGTTTTTGCCGAG GTCATATGCGGAGGCAAAGACTTGGCGACAGAGCAAACTATGGGTAGAATGATTAGTTTATTGAGGCAACTTCAGCATATGTTACCGCCTGCTACCCTAGCTTCAACTTGGTCATCCTTGGAGCCGCAACAGCAACTTGCTCTGCAATCTATCTTGTCCTCTTAA